A single region of the Streptomyces sp. NBC_01381 genome encodes:
- a CDS encoding DUF3107 domain-containing protein, whose product MEVKIGVQYAPREIVLESGQSAEEVERAVSEALTGKSPLLSLVDDHGRKVLVPADRLAYVELGEPTARKVGFSAL is encoded by the coding sequence GTGGAGGTCAAGATCGGCGTGCAGTACGCGCCCCGCGAGATCGTGCTGGAGAGCGGCCAGAGTGCCGAGGAAGTCGAGCGCGCGGTGTCCGAGGCACTGACTGGCAAGTCGCCGCTGCTGAGCCTCGTGGACGACCACGGCCGCAAGGTCCTGGTTCCGGCCGACCGCCTCGCGTACGTCGAGCTCGGCGAGCCGACCGCGCGCAAGGTGGGCTTCAGCGCCCTGTAA
- a CDS encoding TetR/AcrR family transcriptional regulator: protein MTAIEQTEAARPRGTRLPRRARRNQLLGAAQEVFVAQGYHAAAMDDIAERAGVSKPVLYQHFPGKLDLYLALLDQHCESLLQSIRTALASTTDNKLRVAATMDAYFAYVEEEGGAFRLVFESDLTNEPAVRERVERVTLQCAEAICEVIAEDTGLPRDEAMLLAVGLGGYSQVVARYWLASGSTVPRDKAVELLTSLAWRGIAGFPLHGTDGH from the coding sequence GTGACAGCCATCGAGCAGACAGAGGCGGCACGCCCGCGGGGCACACGCCTGCCGCGTCGTGCCCGACGCAATCAGCTCCTGGGCGCGGCGCAGGAGGTCTTCGTCGCGCAGGGGTACCACGCTGCGGCGATGGACGACATCGCCGAGCGGGCCGGTGTCAGCAAGCCGGTGCTCTACCAGCACTTCCCCGGCAAGCTCGACCTGTACCTCGCACTGCTCGACCAGCACTGCGAGTCGCTGCTGCAGTCCATCCGCACGGCCCTCGCGTCCACGACGGACAACAAGCTGCGCGTCGCGGCCACGATGGACGCGTACTTCGCGTACGTGGAGGAGGAGGGCGGCGCGTTCCGCCTGGTCTTCGAGTCCGACCTGACCAACGAGCCCGCGGTCCGCGAGCGCGTGGAGCGGGTGACGCTCCAGTGCGCTGAGGCGATCTGCGAGGTCATCGCCGAGGACACGGGCCTGCCCCGCGACGAGGCGATGCTGCTCGCCGTGGGCCTGGGCGGCTACTCGCAGGTGGTCGCGCGCTACTGGCTCGCCAGCGGCAGCACGGTCCCGCGCGACAAGGCGGTGGAGCTGCTCACCTCGCTGGCCTGGCGGGGCATCGCGGGCTTCCCGCTGCACGGCACGGACGGCCACTGA
- a CDS encoding alpha/beta fold hydrolase: MSSTELPHVLAAAVAPKPGAVGVAAGERLDSVGLPGLTLSVRSRPAVREGLPPALFVHGLGGSSQNWSALMPRVESVVDCEALDLPGFGDSPPPDDGNYSVTGHARAVIRYLDASDRGPVHLVGNSLGGAVTTRVAAVRPDLVRTLTLISPALPELRVQRTAMPTGLLAVPGVASLFTKLTKDWTAEQRVSGVMALCYGDPARITPEGFAAAVREMERRLALPYMWDAMTRSARGIVNAYTLGGQHGLWRQAERVLAPTLLVYGGRDLLVSYRMARKAAAAFRDSRLLTLPDAGHVAMMEYPDTVASAFRELLVDTGELSDTGDAGSGS; the protein is encoded by the coding sequence ATGTCTTCGACCGAGTTGCCGCACGTGCTCGCCGCCGCCGTCGCGCCCAAGCCGGGTGCCGTCGGCGTCGCGGCGGGCGAGCGGCTCGACTCGGTCGGCCTTCCCGGACTCACGCTTTCCGTACGTTCCAGGCCTGCCGTCCGCGAAGGGCTGCCGCCCGCCCTGTTCGTGCACGGGCTCGGCGGGTCCTCGCAGAACTGGTCGGCGCTGATGCCGCGGGTCGAGTCCGTCGTCGACTGCGAGGCGCTGGACCTGCCCGGCTTCGGGGACTCGCCGCCGCCCGACGACGGCAATTACTCGGTCACGGGCCACGCGCGCGCGGTCATCCGCTACCTGGACGCGAGCGACCGCGGCCCCGTCCACCTGGTCGGCAACTCGCTGGGCGGCGCGGTCACCACCCGCGTCGCCGCGGTCCGCCCCGACCTCGTACGCACGCTCACGCTGATCTCCCCGGCACTGCCCGAGCTGCGGGTGCAGCGCACGGCGATGCCGACCGGGCTGCTCGCGGTGCCCGGCGTCGCGAGCCTGTTCACCAAGCTCACCAAGGACTGGACGGCCGAGCAGCGGGTCAGCGGTGTCATGGCGCTCTGTTACGGCGACCCGGCCCGGATCACGCCGGAAGGTTTCGCCGCGGCGGTCCGCGAGATGGAGCGCAGGCTCGCGCTGCCCTATATGTGGGACGCGATGACGCGCTCGGCGCGCGGCATCGTGAACGCGTACACGCTGGGCGGCCAGCACGGTCTGTGGCGACAGGCCGAGCGGGTGCTCGCGCCGACGCTGCTCGTCTACGGCGGCCGCGATCTGCTCGTCTCGTACCGGATGGCGCGCAAGGCGGCCGCCGCGTTCCGCGATTCACGGCTGCTCACGCTGCCGGACGCGGGGCATGTGGCGATGATGGAGTATCCGGACACGGTGGCCAGCGCCTTCCGTGAACTGCTCGTGGACACCGGCGAGTTGAGCGATACCGGCGACGCGGGTTCGGGGAGCTGA
- a CDS encoding DUF3152 domain-containing protein, producing the protein MGRHSRRGSADLADNSSSASSTGNPPAQGARPPGPGTGRRRRVGPPADTTPAHGVPQATPPHGVPHVRGGHPEQRDPGGGWGTGSRMGASYGVPGTRNVAGTGAAPYVPGPRREYVDAFGGDEFADEDLFAPGAVPGAPGTAAVPPIRTPHDPYASVTDWDRAVDAEEDAHGDLWSEGAGGIGGSDGVDDGDERDGKGGKGRTFTGIAAAAVTTVLAVVVAGQVTEGSKDPAPKAEAAQGKEKREADDPASRSDDRPTPPDAAPATYETKMGAKYPLDAKLTASGDFDAIAGFDKAPGKGQLFRYRVDVEKGMGLDGELFAAAVQKTLNDDRSWAHSGGRTFERISSGKPDFVITLASPGTTAKWCAKSGLDTLEQNVSCDSAATDRVMINAYRWAQGAKTYGDRIHPYRQMLINHEVGHRLGFNHVDCTKNGELAPVMQQQTKFLDHDGIKCKANPWAFPKS; encoded by the coding sequence GTGGGACGTCACAGCCGCCGGGGTTCGGCCGACCTCGCAGACAACAGCAGCAGCGCGAGCAGCACCGGTAATCCGCCGGCACAGGGAGCGCGCCCGCCGGGGCCCGGCACCGGGCGGCGCAGGCGTGTGGGCCCGCCGGCCGACACCACCCCCGCGCACGGCGTCCCGCAGGCCACGCCTCCGCACGGAGTGCCGCACGTCCGCGGCGGTCACCCCGAGCAGCGTGACCCGGGCGGCGGCTGGGGCACCGGTTCGCGGATGGGGGCCTCGTACGGGGTCCCGGGCACGCGGAACGTCGCGGGGACGGGGGCCGCGCCGTACGTGCCGGGGCCGCGCCGCGAGTACGTGGACGCGTTCGGCGGCGACGAGTTCGCGGACGAGGACCTGTTTGCACCGGGAGCAGTCCCGGGCGCCCCCGGTACGGCAGCCGTGCCGCCCATACGGACGCCCCACGATCCGTACGCCTCCGTCACCGACTGGGACCGCGCGGTCGACGCGGAGGAGGACGCCCACGGCGACCTCTGGTCCGAAGGGGCGGGCGGGATCGGCGGGTCCGATGGCGTCGACGACGGCGACGAGCGGGACGGCAAGGGCGGCAAGGGCCGCACCTTCACCGGCATCGCGGCCGCCGCGGTCACGACCGTGCTCGCCGTCGTCGTGGCAGGACAGGTGACCGAAGGATCCAAGGACCCGGCCCCCAAGGCCGAGGCCGCGCAGGGCAAGGAGAAGCGCGAGGCCGACGACCCGGCGTCCCGCTCGGACGACCGTCCCACTCCTCCTGACGCCGCCCCGGCGACGTACGAGACGAAGATGGGCGCGAAGTACCCGCTCGACGCGAAGCTCACCGCGTCCGGCGACTTCGACGCGATCGCGGGATTCGACAAGGCGCCGGGCAAGGGGCAGTTGTTCCGCTACCGCGTCGATGTCGAGAAGGGGATGGGCCTGGACGGCGAGCTGTTCGCGGCGGCCGTGCAGAAAACCCTGAACGACGACCGGAGCTGGGCACACAGCGGCGGCCGGACCTTCGAGCGGATCTCCTCGGGGAAGCCCGATTTCGTCATTACGCTGGCCAGTCCCGGTACGACGGCGAAATGGTGCGCGAAGTCGGGGCTCGACACGCTCGAACAGAACGTGTCCTGCGATTCCGCGGCCACCGACCGCGTCATGATCAATGCCTATCGGTGGGCGCAGGGCGCCAAGACGTACGGCGACCGCATCCACCCGTACCGCCAGATGCTGATCAACCACGAGGTCGGCCACCGGCTCGGCTTCAATCACGTCGACTGCACGAAGAACGGCGAACTCGCCCCGGTCATGCAGCAGCAGACCAAGTTCCTCGACCACGACGGAATCAAGTGCAAGGCCAACCCCTGGGCGTTTCCCAAGAGTTGA
- a CDS encoding Ms4533A family Cys-rich leader peptide has translation MSPRHASSRAALELALFGVTAHCVSDIHCC, from the coding sequence ATGTCGCCTCGTCACGCCTCCTCGCGCGCCGCCCTTGAGCTGGCGCTCTTTGGCGTGACCGCGCACTGCGTGTCCGACATTCACTGTTGCTGA
- a CDS encoding ABC transporter substrate-binding protein: MRQPSVIARRVAAASVSLVLAAGAAACAGPEGNDAGSGGADGKPAKGGTLTVLNSDPQVDFDPARLYTSGGGNVPSLVFRTLTTRNREDGAQGAEVVPDLATDLGRPSKNATVWTYTLKKGLKYEDGSPITSADIKYGIERSFAGELSGGAPYLRDWLIGGDKYAGPYKDKSGKGLKSIETPDERTIVFHLNKPEGEFPYLATQTQFTPVPKSKDKGTKYEEHPVSSGPYKVVKNENDGERLTLERNPHWSAKTDPERKAYPDKIDVRSGLNPSVINQRLSAGQGEDAAAVTTDTNLGPAELAKVTGDKDLASRVGTGHFGYTNYLAFNPKVKPFDDPKVRQAISYAVDRSSVVNAAGGSSLAEPATTYLPNQKSFGYTKYDHFPAGKAGNPKKAKELLKEAGHKDGLTITLTHSNAKDFETSPEIATAVQDALKKAGITVKLEGLEDNDYKDKVHSAKDEPGLFLAHWGADWPSGGPFLAPIFDGRQIVKDGANFNTGFLDDKSVNDEIDAINKLTDLDAAAKRWGALDKKIGEQALTVPLFHPVYKRLYGKDVKNIVISDWTGVLDISQVAVK, from the coding sequence ATGCGTCAACCGTCCGTCATAGCCCGCCGCGTGGCAGCGGCATCCGTCAGCCTGGTCCTGGCCGCGGGCGCCGCCGCCTGCGCGGGCCCCGAGGGCAACGACGCCGGGAGCGGCGGCGCCGACGGCAAGCCCGCCAAGGGCGGCACACTCACCGTCCTCAACAGCGACCCGCAGGTCGACTTCGACCCTGCAAGGCTCTACACCTCCGGCGGCGGCAACGTCCCCTCGCTGGTCTTCCGTACGCTGACCACCCGCAACCGGGAGGACGGCGCCCAGGGCGCGGAGGTCGTCCCGGACCTCGCCACCGACCTCGGCAGGCCGAGCAAGAACGCCACGGTGTGGACGTACACCCTGAAGAAGGGCCTCAAGTACGAGGACGGATCGCCGATCACCTCCGCCGACATCAAGTACGGCATCGAGCGCTCCTTCGCCGGTGAACTCTCCGGTGGAGCCCCGTACTTGAGGGACTGGCTGATCGGCGGTGACAAGTACGCCGGGCCCTACAAGGACAAGAGCGGCAAGGGTCTGAAGTCCATCGAGACGCCCGACGAGCGGACCATCGTCTTCCATCTGAACAAGCCCGAGGGCGAGTTCCCGTACCTGGCCACCCAGACGCAGTTCACGCCCGTACCGAAGAGCAAGGACAAGGGCACCAAGTACGAGGAGCACCCGGTCTCCTCGGGGCCGTACAAGGTCGTCAAGAACGAGAACGACGGCGAGCGGCTCACCCTGGAGCGCAACCCGCACTGGTCGGCGAAGACCGACCCCGAGCGCAAGGCCTACCCGGACAAGATCGACGTGCGGTCCGGGCTCAACCCGTCCGTCATCAACCAGCGGCTCTCGGCAGGACAGGGCGAGGACGCCGCCGCCGTCACCACCGACACGAACCTCGGCCCCGCCGAACTCGCCAAGGTCACCGGCGACAAAGACCTCGCCTCGCGCGTCGGCACCGGGCACTTCGGATACACCAACTACCTCGCCTTCAACCCGAAGGTGAAGCCCTTCGACGACCCGAAGGTCCGCCAGGCCATCTCGTACGCCGTCGACCGCTCCTCCGTGGTCAACGCCGCCGGCGGCTCCTCGCTCGCCGAGCCCGCGACGACGTATCTGCCGAACCAGAAGTCCTTCGGATACACGAAGTACGACCACTTCCCCGCGGGCAAGGCCGGCAACCCGAAAAAGGCCAAGGAGCTCCTGAAGGAAGCCGGTCACAAGGACGGGCTCACCATCACGCTGACCCACTCCAACGCCAAGGACTTCGAGACGAGCCCGGAGATCGCCACCGCGGTCCAGGACGCCCTGAAGAAGGCCGGGATCACGGTCAAGCTGGAGGGTCTCGAGGACAACGACTACAAGGACAAGGTGCACAGCGCCAAGGACGAGCCGGGTCTCTTCCTCGCCCACTGGGGCGCCGACTGGCCCTCCGGCGGTCCCTTCCTCGCCCCGATCTTCGACGGGCGGCAGATCGTGAAGGACGGCGCCAACTTCAACACCGGTTTCCTGGACGACAAGTCGGTCAACGACGAGATCGACGCGATCAACAAGCTGACCGACCTGGACGCCGCGGCAAAGCGCTGGGGCGCCCTCGACAAGAAGATCGGCGAGCAGGCGCTGACCGTGCCGCTCTTCCACCCGGTCTACAAGCGTCTGTACGGCAAGGACGTGAAGAACATCGTGATCAGCGACTGGACGGGTGTCCTGGACATCTCCCAGGTCGCGGTCAAGTAG
- a CDS encoding ABC transporter permease, producing MSEALLALEAGTGAQAPAPASGTRQFWRRLRAQRAALVAAAVVALLVLVALAAPLLTAIEGQDPSTYHPDLIDSGRGGVPIGSFGGISAEHWLGVEPQTGRDLFARLVYGARVSLGVALGATVVQVLLGVGVGIAAGLGNRWVDQVLSRATDVIVSMPLMVLSLALMAIVPSGFPRPVLVALVIGLVAWGSTAKIVRAQTITLKELDYVAAARLSGWSTWRIARRELLPGLAAPVITYAALLVPMNITVEAALSFLGVGVKPPTASWGQMLTSADIWYQAAPQYLLLPAGALFVTVLALTVLGDGVRTALDPRAASRLRIGTGRKREGKA from the coding sequence ATGAGCGAGGCCCTGTTGGCCTTGGAGGCGGGGACGGGTGCGCAGGCGCCCGCCCCGGCTTCCGGTACCCGTCAGTTCTGGCGGCGGCTGCGTGCGCAGCGTGCCGCCCTCGTCGCGGCGGCCGTCGTCGCGCTGCTCGTCCTGGTCGCGCTCGCCGCGCCGCTGCTCACCGCCATCGAGGGCCAGGATCCCAGTACGTACCACCCCGACCTCATCGACTCCGGCCGCGGCGGTGTGCCGATCGGCTCGTTCGGCGGGATCAGCGCCGAGCACTGGCTCGGCGTCGAACCGCAGACCGGGCGCGACCTGTTCGCCCGTCTCGTGTACGGGGCCCGGGTCTCCCTCGGCGTCGCACTCGGCGCGACGGTGGTGCAGGTGCTGCTCGGCGTCGGCGTCGGCATCGCGGCCGGGCTCGGCAACCGCTGGGTCGACCAGGTGCTCAGCCGCGCCACCGACGTCATCGTCTCCATGCCGCTGATGGTCCTCTCGCTCGCCCTGATGGCGATCGTGCCGAGCGGCTTCCCGCGCCCCGTCCTGGTCGCCCTGGTCATCGGGCTCGTCGCCTGGGGCAGCACGGCCAAGATCGTGCGCGCGCAGACCATCACCCTGAAGGAGCTCGACTACGTGGCCGCCGCCCGGCTCAGCGGCTGGAGCACCTGGCGCATCGCGCGCCGCGAACTCCTCCCCGGGCTCGCCGCCCCCGTCATCACGTACGCGGCGCTGCTCGTCCCGATGAACATCACGGTGGAGGCCGCGCTCTCCTTCCTCGGCGTCGGCGTGAAACCGCCGACCGCGTCCTGGGGGCAGATGCTGACCTCGGCCGACATCTGGTACCAAGCCGCGCCGCAGTATCTGCTGCTTCCGGCGGGGGCGCTGTTCGTGACCGTGCTCGCGCTGACCGTCCTGGGGGACGGGGTGCGGACCGCGCTCGACCCGCGCGCCGCGTCGCGGCTGCGGATCGGGACCGGGCGGAAGCGGGAGGGCAAGGCATGA
- a CDS encoding ABC transporter permease → MTGFLLRRSVGAVVTLFAISVIIYAVFYVAPGDVAQITCGPRCSPGQVAQVSEQLRLDDPVYVRYWDFLQGILVGQDYSTGTSVEHCDAPCLGLSYQSDQQVTQLILTKLPVTGSLALGAMVMWLILGVGTGVLSAWRRGRVTERVLTAVTLAGMATPVFVIGLLLMIVVCGQLGWLPFPQYVAFTDDPQQWAWNLLLPWLSLALIEAAKYARLTRASMLETLADDHVRTFRAYGVGERSIIGRHALRGAVAPVIALSANDFGTLFGGAVLSETLFGLPGMGRELVHAVRVVDLPVVVGMVLVTGFFVVLANAVADVLYAVADRRVVLS, encoded by the coding sequence ATGACCGGCTTTCTGCTGCGGCGCTCGGTGGGCGCCGTCGTCACGCTGTTCGCCATCTCCGTGATCATCTATGCCGTCTTCTACGTCGCTCCCGGCGACGTCGCGCAGATCACCTGCGGTCCGCGCTGCTCACCGGGCCAAGTGGCGCAGGTCTCCGAGCAGTTGCGGCTCGACGACCCGGTGTACGTCCGCTACTGGGACTTCCTGCAGGGGATCCTCGTCGGCCAGGACTACTCGACCGGCACGAGCGTCGAGCACTGCGACGCCCCCTGCCTCGGGCTCTCCTACCAGAGCGACCAGCAGGTCACCCAGCTGATCCTGACGAAGCTGCCGGTCACCGGGTCGCTCGCGCTCGGCGCCATGGTGATGTGGCTGATCCTCGGGGTCGGCACGGGTGTGCTCTCCGCCTGGCGGCGCGGGCGCGTCACCGAGCGCGTCCTGACCGCCGTCACGCTCGCCGGCATGGCCACGCCCGTCTTCGTCATCGGTCTGCTGCTGATGATCGTGGTCTGCGGCCAGCTGGGCTGGCTGCCCTTCCCGCAGTACGTCGCGTTCACCGACGACCCTCAGCAGTGGGCGTGGAACCTGCTGCTTCCCTGGCTCTCCCTCGCGCTGATCGAGGCCGCCAAGTACGCGCGCCTGACCCGCGCCTCGATGCTGGAGACTCTCGCCGACGACCATGTGCGGACCTTCCGCGCGTACGGCGTCGGGGAGCGCTCGATCATCGGCAGGCATGCGCTGCGGGGCGCGGTCGCTCCGGTCATCGCGCTGAGCGCCAACGACTTCGGGACGCTGTTCGGCGGCGCCGTGCTCAGCGAGACGCTCTTCGGTCTGCCCGGCATGGGGCGCGAACTCGTGCACGCGGTCCGCGTCGTCGATCTGCCGGTCGTGGTCGGCATGGTCCTGGTGACCGGCTTCTTCGTGGTGCTCGCCAATGCCGTCGCGGACGTCCTGTATGCGGTGGCCGACCGGAGGGTGGTCCTGTCATGA
- a CDS encoding ABC transporter ATP-binding protein: protein MSLVQVTDLVVDFGDTRAVDRLSFTLAEGAALGLVGESGSGKSTVASALLGLHRGTGADVGGTVRVGGIDVQEASDEELRRLRGGKAAMVFQDPLSSLDPYYAVGDQIAEVYRVHTGASRRAARARAVDVLDRVGIADAPRRARSRPHEFSGGMRQRALIAMALACEPRLLVADEPTTALDVTVQAQILDLLHSLRAETGMGLLLVTHDVGVAAESVDDVLVMRHGRAVEHGPVREVLGAPAQPYTRELLGAVPRVDAPRSEVSRAEVSRAEGDVVLEAVGLRREFGRGKRALAAVDGVSLTVRRGETLGVVGESGSGKTTLGRMLVGLLEPTAGEIRHAGSAGHGVRPDVQMVFQDPVSSLNPRRGVGESIADPLRARGGRDETSVRDRVRDLMARVGLDPAHYGRYPHEFSGGQRQRVGIARALAAEPRIIVCDEPVSALDVTTQAQVTALLAELQRELGLALVFIAHDLAVVRQVSDRVAVMRQGRIVESGTVDAVYGAPQEAYTRQLLAAVPALDPDAAARRRTARRELAAA, encoded by the coding sequence ATGAGCCTGGTTCAAGTGACGGACCTGGTGGTCGACTTCGGGGACACGCGAGCCGTGGACCGGCTCTCCTTCACGCTCGCCGAGGGCGCCGCGCTCGGCCTCGTCGGCGAGTCGGGGTCCGGCAAGAGCACGGTGGCCTCCGCGCTGCTTGGGCTGCACCGGGGCACCGGAGCGGACGTCGGCGGCACGGTGCGGGTCGGCGGCATCGACGTACAAGAAGCGTCCGATGAGGAGCTGCGGCGGCTGCGGGGCGGAAAGGCGGCGATGGTCTTCCAGGACCCGCTGTCGTCCCTCGACCCGTACTACGCGGTGGGCGACCAGATCGCCGAGGTGTACCGCGTCCACACGGGAGCCTCGCGGCGGGCGGCACGCGCGCGTGCCGTCGACGTCCTCGACCGGGTGGGCATCGCGGACGCGCCGCGCAGGGCGCGCTCCCGGCCGCACGAGTTCAGCGGGGGCATGCGCCAACGGGCGCTCATCGCCATGGCGTTGGCCTGCGAGCCCCGGCTTCTGGTCGCCGATGAGCCGACGACCGCCCTGGACGTCACCGTGCAGGCCCAGATTCTCGACCTGCTGCACTCGCTGCGGGCCGAGACGGGGATGGGGCTGCTCCTGGTCACCCATGACGTGGGCGTCGCGGCGGAGAGCGTCGACGACGTCCTGGTCATGCGGCACGGGCGGGCCGTCGAGCACGGGCCCGTGCGGGAGGTGCTCGGGGCGCCCGCGCAGCCGTACACGCGGGAGCTGCTGGGGGCGGTGCCTCGCGTCGACGCGCCGCGCTCGGAGGTCTCCCGCGCGGAAGTCTCCCGCGCGGAGGGCGACGTCGTACTCGAAGCGGTCGGTCTGCGGCGGGAGTTCGGGCGCGGCAAGCGGGCGCTCGCCGCCGTCGACGGGGTCTCGCTCACGGTCCGCAGGGGCGAGACGCTCGGGGTCGTGGGCGAGAGCGGCAGCGGCAAGACGACGCTCGGGCGGATGCTGGTCGGGCTCCTCGAACCGACGGCCGGGGAGATCCGCCACGCGGGCTCCGCAGGTCATGGCGTACGGCCCGATGTGCAGATGGTCTTCCAGGACCCCGTCTCCTCGCTCAACCCGCGGCGCGGCGTGGGGGAGTCCATCGCCGATCCGCTGCGCGCGCGGGGCGGGCGCGATGAGACCTCGGTGCGCGATCGCGTACGGGACCTGATGGCGCGCGTCGGCCTCGATCCGGCGCACTACGGGCGCTATCCGCACGAGTTCAGCGGCGGCCAGCGGCAGCGCGTCGGCATCGCGCGGGCCCTCGCCGCCGAGCCGCGGATCATCGTGTGCGACGAGCCGGTGTCGGCGCTCGACGTGACGACCCAGGCCCAAGTGACGGCCCTGCTCGCCGAGTTGCAGCGAGAACTGGGGCTCGCGCTGGTCTTCATCGCGCACGATCTGGCGGTCGTACGCCAGGTCAGCGACCGGGTCGCGGTCATGCGGCAGGGGCGCATCGTCGAGTCCGGCACCGTCGACGCGGTGTACGGCGCGCCCCAGGAGGCGTACACCAGACAGCTGTTGGCGGCCGTCCCCGCACTCGATCCGGACGCGGCGGCGCGCCGCCGCACGGCCCGCAGGGAGCTGGCCGCAGCATGA